A stretch of the Candidatus Neptunochlamydia vexilliferae genome encodes the following:
- a CDS encoding DUF4339 domain-containing protein, translating into MGTMIYLASWLLFGWICYRIALKRGRTPTTWFFLGVALGFIAVVILYLLPSKVVEKAPPPQVVAPPLQSQKLWYYLDGEDKRYGPMSFYALQKAWDDDLITAATYVWNEEMENWKRLEELPNLLQT; encoded by the coding sequence ATGGGGACCATGATTTACTTGGCTTCCTGGCTTCTTTTTGGATGGATCTGTTACCGGATAGCCCTAAAACGGGGGCGTACTCCCACGACCTGGTTTTTTCTAGGGGTGGCTCTTGGCTTTATTGCCGTTGTGATTCTATACCTTCTTCCCTCAAAAGTGGTCGAGAAAGCTCCACCCCCTCAAGTGGTTGCTCCTCCTCTTCAGTCACAAAAATTATGGTATTACCTTGATGGTGAGGATAAGCGGTATGGGCCGATGAGTTTTTATGCCCTGCAAAAGGCTTGGGATGATGATCTGATCACCGCAGCGACCTATGTCTGGAATGAGGAAATGGAAAACTGGAAAAGATTAGAGGAGCTGCCGAATCTCCTTCAGACATAA
- a CDS encoding Asp23/Gls24 family envelope stress response protein codes for MHDQFKELDTKELKFADTVFARDIESRVFQSIVIKCLAEVEGVALLEGTLLDNLLGREGNERIKGIHVEQDSKNHSVSIKVEVNIAHGISIPEKAKEIQSKIAEEVCNLTGLHVACVHVVFKALISDEPIEDIMEEELEKEEEEFSPENL; via the coding sequence ATGCATGATCAGTTTAAGGAGCTCGACACCAAGGAGCTCAAATTTGCCGACACCGTCTTTGCGCGCGATATCGAAAGTCGCGTTTTTCAATCGATTGTCATTAAATGTTTAGCCGAGGTCGAGGGAGTCGCCCTCCTCGAGGGAACCCTCCTTGACAACCTTCTTGGCCGTGAAGGGAACGAGCGGATCAAGGGGATCCACGTCGAGCAAGACTCTAAGAACCACTCGGTGAGCATCAAGGTCGAGGTTAATATTGCCCATGGGATCTCCATCCCTGAAAAGGCAAAGGAAATTCAAAGCAAGATCGCCGAAGAGGTCTGCAACTTAACGGGACTCCATGTTGCGTGCGTCCACGTTGTTTTCAAGGCGCTTATTTCTGATGAACCGATCGAAGATATTATGGAAGAAGAGCTCGAAAAGGAAGAAGAAGAGTTCTCCCCCGAGAATTTATGA